Below is a window of Mycobacterium sp. 050128 DNA.
ATGCGGGCTGTCCGTGGTCGAAAGCGGGCGCGGCCGAAACATCGTCGCGCTGGATGTCGACGTGGTCCGTACCGCGTCGGATGCCGCGCTGCCCAAAAGGCTGCTGGCCATCAGCGACGCCGTCGAGCATTGGCTGGATACGCATCACCCCGACGTCATCGCGATCGAGCGGGTGTTCGCCCAGCACAATGTGTCGACCGTGATGGGCACCGCGCAGGCCGGTGGCGTGATCGCGCTCGCGGCGGCCAAACGCGATATCGACGTGCACTTCCATACGCCTAGCGAGGTGAAGGCCGCGGTCACCGGCAACGGCACCGCCGACAAGGCTCAGGTCACCGCGATGGTCACCAGAATCCTTGCGCTGCAAGCTAAACCGACGCCGGCCGACGCGGCCGACGCGCTGGCACTGGCCATCTGCCATTGCTGGAGAGCGCCGATGCTGGCCCGGATGGCGGCGGCCGAGGCGATGGCCGCCGAGGCACGCCAGGCCTACCGCGCCAAGTTGGCCGCCAAGGCCAAGGCCGCCAGGGCGGGGGCGGCCCGATGATCGCCTCGGTGCGCGGTGAGGTGCTCGAGGTGGCACTCGATCATGTGGTGATCGAGGCCGCGGGTGTCGGTTACCGGGTGAACGCGACGCCGTCGACGCTGGCCACGCTGCGGCACGGCAGCGAAGCCCGCCTGATCACCGCGATGATCGTTCGCGAGGATTCGCAGACGCTGTACGGGTTCGTCGACAACGAGACCCGCGACCTGTTCCTGACGCTGCTGTCGGTGTCCGGCGTCGGGCCGCGGCTGGCGATGGCGACCCTGGCCGTGCACGATGCCGCGGCGCTGCGCCAGGCGCTCTCCGACGGCGACGTCGCCGCGCTGACCCGGGTGCCCGGCATCGGCAAGCGCGGCGCCGAGCGCATGGTTCTCGAGTTGCGCGACAAGATCCATGCCGCCGGTACGCCCGCGGCGGTACCGGCGGGCGCGGGTCTCAATGGCCACGCGGTGCGGGGCCCGGTGGTCGAGGCGCTGATCGGCCTGGGCTTCGCGGTCAAGCAGGCCGAGGATGCCACCGACAGCGTGTTGGCGGCCAGTCGCGAAAAAGGCGAGCAGGCAACGACTTCCGACGCGTTGCGGGCCGCGCTGTCGTTGCTGGGTAAGGCCAAATGAGCGACGAGGATTCCGAGAACTACGCGGATCGCGACCTGTCTCCGACGCTGACCGTCGGAGAGGGCGACATCGACGTCAGCCTGCGGCCCCGCTCGCTACGCGAGTTCATCGGCCAGTCCCGGGTCCGCGAACAGCTGCAGCTGGTCCTCGAGGGAGCCAAAAACCGGGGCGGCACACCGGATCACATTCTGCTGTCCGGCCCGCCGGGGTTGGGTAAGACGTCGCTGGCGATGATCATCGCCGCCGAGCTCGGGTCCTCGCTGCGGGTGACCTCGGGCCCGGCCCTGGAGCGCGCCGGCGACCTGGCCGCGATGCTGTCGAATCTGGTCGAGCACGACGTCTTGTTCATCGACGAGATTCATCGCATCGCGCGGCCGGCCGAGGAGATGCTCTACCTCGCGATGGAGGACTTCCGCGTCGACGTCGTGGTGGGCAAAGGGCCTGGGGCGACATCGATTCCGCTGGAGGTGGCGCCGTTCACGCTGGTCGGCGCGACCACCAGGTCCGGCGCGCTGACCGGTCCACTGCGGGACCGCTTCGGTTTCACCGCGCACATGGATTTCTACGAGCCGGCCGATCTGGAGCGGGTGCTGGCCCGTTCGGCCGGGATCCTCGGCATCGAGCTGGGCGCCGAAGCCGGTGCCGAGATCGCCCGACGATCGCGCGGCACGCCACGGATCGCCAACCGCCTGCTGCGCCGGGTCCGGGACTTCGCCGAGGTGCGCGCCGACGGGGTGATCACCCGCGACGTCGCCAAGTCCGCGCTGGAGGTCTACGACGTCGACGAGCTCGGGCTCGACCGGCTGGACCGGGCGGTGCTGTCGGCGCTGACCCGCAGCTTCGGCGGCGGCCCGGTCGGGGTTTCGACGCTCGCGGTGGCGGTCGGGGAAGAGGCGACCACCGTCGAGGAGGTGTGCGAGCCGTTCCTGGTGCGCGCCGGGATGGTCGCGCGGACACCGCGCGGCCGGGTGGCCACCGCGCAAGCCTGGACCCATCTGGGTATGACACCGCCGGCCGGGGTCTTGCAACCGGGGCTGTTCGAGTAGGAGCGATCGCGAGCGCGGCCTGCCGGCGAGAGGGTCGCGACCGTCAGCATAGGAGGCGTCATGATCACCGCCGGACTGGCATTCGCCGCGCTCGCGGCGTTGTTGCACGTCTACATCTTCACGATGGAGTCGCTGACCTGGACCTCGGCCCGGACCCGCGCGACCTTCGGTACGACGCCCGAGGAGGCCGAGACCACCAAGCTGCTGGCCTTCAATCAGGGCTTCTACAACCTTTTCCTGGCGATCGTCGCCGGCATCGGGATCGCGGAGATCGCGATGGGACACCGGGCGGTGGGGGCCGCGCTCGTCTTCGCCGGGATCGGATCCATGGCCGCGGCCGCGGTCGTCCTGGTGGTGTCGGCGCCCGACAAGGCCAGGGCCGCCGTGACGCAGGGCGTTTTCCCGTTGATCTCGATCGTGCTGCTGGTACTCGGCCTGGCTTCGTAACACAAGAAACACCGGGCACGGCCTGACCTCTGGTGGGGGCGACCAGAGGTTATAACCGTGAACCGCAGGGTACCCACGCGATGCTGAAGTAGTCCGGCGTCAATAGGGGGATGTAATGAAGTACGCACAAGACGGCCATCCGGGCAGGCTGTGGATGCCACGCTCGCGCGGGGCGGTTTGTGGGTTGATCCTGATTGTTCTGGGTGCTTGGGGGGCGTTGATACCGTTCGTCGGTCCGCACTTCAATTTCGCCTACACACCCGACAGAGAGTGGGCGTGGAGCACGGCTCGCGGCTGGCTCGAGGTGTTGCCCGGCGGCGTCACCGCGCTCGGCGGCTTGCTGCTCGTATTTTCCGGGAACCGGGCCACCGCGATCGTGGGCGGCTGGCTGGCCGTGCTGGCCGGCGCCTGGTTCGTGATCGGCAGCGAGGTCGCTCCGATGCTCGGTATCGGATCTGCCGGAGATCCGATCGCCGCAACGGACCGCAAGCGCGCCGCGCTGGAGATTTCGTACTTCTCCGGCCTGGGCGCCTTGATCGTCTTCGTGGGCGGCATCGCGCTGGCGCGCCTGGCGGTGCGACTGGCCAGTGACATCGAAGCCCTCGCCCGGGTGCGTTCGGCGGCGCCGGTGGCCGGCGAGCCCGTCTACATGTCGGGGTTGGAAGAGCCGCACCGTAAGGTGGAGCCGGACGCCCTGACCACCCCGCGGGTGGAGTCGCCCGAGGGCTCGAAGACCGGCGGATGGCGCAGGCAACGCGCCGGCGCCGCGCCCGCAGCCGGCGCGAATTACCTGCGCTGGCCGCATCCTCAGAGCTAAGGCATCGCGCACAACCGACCGCCGGCCCGTAACGGGCTGGCGGTCGGTTGATGTGGCGTTTAGAGCAGGCCGAGCAGGCGCAGGTCGCTGATGTACTTGGCGATGATCGGCGCGCCGATGTGCGGAATGTCTTTGTCGGGGCCAATTTTGGCGTCCTGGACGGCCGCACGGAACCGGTCGGTCGGTGCCATCGACCCACGAATCGGGTGCTCCGGCTTCTGGTAGTTGTGCAGCAGCGGCAACAGCGAAGCGTTGCGCTGCTTTTCGGGCAGGCCACGCAGGGCGGTCTCGAACCGCGCCAGCCAGTCGCCGTAATCGTCGATCCGCTGGATCGCGTTGCCGGCACCCTCGGTTGGGGAGATCAGCCAGTCGACGAACTCGTCCATCCCGATGCCGTCGTCGTACGGGTTCATCACGTGGTAGGTCTGGAAGCTCGCCTTACCGTCCAGGTTCTGCGCACCCAGCGTCGAGATGGCTTCGGCGATGAACTCCACGGGCAGGCCGTCGTAGTGCGCCCGCTGCCGGTTGCCGTCGGTGTCGCGCTCGTAGAACGAGCCCGGCGCGATTCCGGTGGCCACCAGGCTCAGCATCGTGCGGGTGAACATGTCCGGCACGTTGAGCTGGCCTGCGTAAGTGGTGTCGGCCAGGATCATGTCGCAGCGGAACACCGCCACCGGCAGGCCACAGAGGTCGTTGGCCTCGCGCAGCAACACCTCGCCGGCCCACTTGCTGTTGCCGTAGCCGTTGGCGTAGCTGTCGTTGATCTGCCGGGTCGCGCTGATCTGCCGGATGTCGGCGTCCTCGGTGAACTGCCCGGGCTTGATCTGGTCTCCCACCCCGATCGTGGACACGTAGGTGTACGGCTTTTGCTTGCCGGTCAACGCGATTCGGATCAGCTCGGCGGTGCCCAGCGCGTTGGGGCCGAACAGCTCGCTGTACGGCAGCACGTGGTTGACCAGCGCCGCCGGGTCGACGATCAGGTCGACGGTGTCGGCCAGCCGCTGCCAGGTCGCCGCGTCCAGGCCCAGGTTGGCCTCGCCCTTGTCTCCGGCGATCACCTCGAGGTGATCGGCCGCCAGTTCCCGGTAGTGCGCCACCAGCTTGGGGTCGCCCTGTGGAGACCCGACGCCGAACGTCTTGTCCAGCCGGGCCCGTGCATCCGCGTCGGACTTGGCCCGTACCAGGGCGATCACCTTGCCGTCGACCAAATCCATCCGCTCTAGCCAGTCCAGCGCGAGGTAGCGGCCCAGGAATCCGGTGGCTCCGGTCAGCAGCACGGTGCGGACCTCGGGTGCCGGCGCCGGCAGGTTCGGTGCGGCGGCCAGCGTCGCCGAGTCGATGAACTTGTCCAGCGTGAGGTCACTGGCGCGCACCTCGCCCGCGCTGTCCTTGCTCGAAAGCCCGTGCACCGCCGCGAACGTGGCCCGCTTGGTGCCCTGGCGCTCGGTTTCGATGTAGGCCGCGATCGAGGCCAGGTCGCTGGCCGGGCTGACGATCACGCCCACCGGCACGTCGACCTCGAAGATCTCGTGCAGCAGGTTGCCAAAGGTCAACGCCGACAACGAGTCCCCACCCAGATCGGTGAAGTGGGCATCGGGGGTCAGCTCGGTGCTGGCCGCGCCCAGCATGGCCGCCGCGGCCCGGCTCACCGTCTGCAGCACCGGCGCGGTGGCGCCGCTGCGGCGTAGCTCGCTGAGCTCATTGGCCTGGCCCGCGGCCAGGTCGGCGTAGAGCTGTTCCAGGCGCTCGCCGTACTGCTGCTTGAGCTTCGGCCACGCCAGCTTGCGGATCCCGGTCAGCAGACCATTCTCCAGGGTGAACGGCTCGGTCTCGATCAGGAAGTCACGCGGCACCTCGTAGGACTGCAGGCCGGCCTCTTTCGCGACCGTCTGCAGCGAGTCGGCGATGCGTCCCTTGAGCTCGCCGGCGCCGAACCGTGACAGCGCCTCCTCGCTGGGCACGATCACCGCCAACAGGTAGGGGTGCGCGCTGTTGCCGTAGACGTAGATCTGACGCACCAGCGGGCTGTTGCCGAACACCGCTTCCAGCTTGGCGACGGTGACGAACTCGCCCTGCGCCAGCTTGAGCACGTTGTTGCGCCGGTCGACGTACACCACCTTGTTAGGTGCGATTTCGGCGACGACGTCGCCGGTGCGGTAGTAGCCGTCCGGGTCGAACACTCCGGCGGTGGTCTCCGGGCGCTTGTAGTAGCCGGGGAACATGTTCTCCGTCTTGAGCAACAGCTCACCGCGCGGGTAGGGCCGGTCGGTGGCGAAGTAGCCCAGATCCGGCACGTCGACCAGCTTGTAGTCGATCACCGGCGGACGCTGTACCTCGCCGTCGAACAGCACCATCCCGGCCTCGGTCGAGCCGTAGCCATCGAGCAGGTGCATGTCGAGCAGCTCTTCCACCCACGCCTTCAGGTCCGGGGAGGTGGGCGCCGAGCCCGTCATCGCGAAGATGAACCGACCGCCCAGCAGACCCTGCGAGAGCTCGCTCATCACGTCGGCCACGCTGCCGCCGCGGTCGACACGGCGCTGGTATTCGCTGTAGAGCGTCTCCCAGATGCGCGGCACGAAGTTCATCTCGGTGGGCCGCACCAGCTCGAGATCTTCCAACAGCGTCGACAGATCGCTGCGGGCGGCGAAGTAGGCCGTGCC
It encodes the following:
- the ruvC gene encoding crossover junction endodeoxyribonuclease RuvC; protein product: MRVMGVDPGLTRCGLSVVESGRGRNIVALDVDVVRTASDAALPKRLLAISDAVEHWLDTHHPDVIAIERVFAQHNVSTVMGTAQAGGVIALAAAKRDIDVHFHTPSEVKAAVTGNGTADKAQVTAMVTRILALQAKPTPADAADALALAICHCWRAPMLARMAAAEAMAAEARQAYRAKLAAKAKAARAGAAR
- a CDS encoding DUF1304 domain-containing protein, which produces MITAGLAFAALAALLHVYIFTMESLTWTSARTRATFGTTPEEAETTKLLAFNQGFYNLFLAIVAGIGIAEIAMGHRAVGAALVFAGIGSMAAAAVVLVVSAPDKARAAVTQGVFPLISIVLLVLGLAS
- the ruvA gene encoding Holliday junction branch migration protein RuvA, yielding MIASVRGEVLEVALDHVVIEAAGVGYRVNATPSTLATLRHGSEARLITAMIVREDSQTLYGFVDNETRDLFLTLLSVSGVGPRLAMATLAVHDAAALRQALSDGDVAALTRVPGIGKRGAERMVLELRDKIHAAGTPAAVPAGAGLNGHAVRGPVVEALIGLGFAVKQAEDATDSVLAASREKGEQATTSDALRAALSLLGKAK
- the car gene encoding carboxylic acid reductase, yielding MQGSVVSTREQRLERRIENLTATDPQFAAAKPDPAVVEALEQPGLQLPQIIQTVLEGYGDRPALGQRAVEFVEDPKTGRTVLGLLPRYDTITYGELRERVDELARALTSDGLAPGDRVAALGFNSVDFTTIDVALGMVGAVGVPLQTSAAVTQLTPIVTETEPAVFAASVNQLSDAVELILSTDHRPGKLIVFDYHPEVDDERGAVQSAQARLADTVVTVEPLADLLQRGKTLPATPAAAVDNDELALLIYTSGSTGAPKGAMYPRRNVGKMWCRSGRNWFGETVASITLNFMPMSHVMGRGILYGTLGNGGTAYFAARSDLSTLLEDLELVRPTEMNFVPRIWETLYSEYQRRVDRGGSVADVMSELSQGLLGGRFIFAMTGSAPTSPDLKAWVEELLDMHLLDGYGSTEAGMVLFDGEVQRPPVIDYKLVDVPDLGYFATDRPYPRGELLLKTENMFPGYYKRPETTAGVFDPDGYYRTGDVVAEIAPNKVVYVDRRNNVLKLAQGEFVTVAKLEAVFGNSPLVRQIYVYGNSAHPYLLAVIVPSEEALSRFGAGELKGRIADSLQTVAKEAGLQSYEVPRDFLIETEPFTLENGLLTGIRKLAWPKLKQQYGERLEQLYADLAAGQANELSELRRSGATAPVLQTVSRAAAAMLGAASTELTPDAHFTDLGGDSLSALTFGNLLHEIFEVDVPVGVIVSPASDLASIAAYIETERQGTKRATFAAVHGLSSKDSAGEVRASDLTLDKFIDSATLAAAPNLPAPAPEVRTVLLTGATGFLGRYLALDWLERMDLVDGKVIALVRAKSDADARARLDKTFGVGSPQGDPKLVAHYRELAADHLEVIAGDKGEANLGLDAATWQRLADTVDLIVDPAALVNHVLPYSELFGPNALGTAELIRIALTGKQKPYTYVSTIGVGDQIKPGQFTEDADIRQISATRQINDSYANGYGNSKWAGEVLLREANDLCGLPVAVFRCDMILADTTYAGQLNVPDMFTRTMLSLVATGIAPGSFYERDTDGNRQRAHYDGLPVEFIAEAISTLGAQNLDGKASFQTYHVMNPYDDGIGMDEFVDWLISPTEGAGNAIQRIDDYGDWLARFETALRGLPEKQRNASLLPLLHNYQKPEHPIRGSMAPTDRFRAAVQDAKIGPDKDIPHIGAPIIAKYISDLRLLGLL
- the ruvB gene encoding Holliday junction branch migration DNA helicase RuvB: MSDEDSENYADRDLSPTLTVGEGDIDVSLRPRSLREFIGQSRVREQLQLVLEGAKNRGGTPDHILLSGPPGLGKTSLAMIIAAELGSSLRVTSGPALERAGDLAAMLSNLVEHDVLFIDEIHRIARPAEEMLYLAMEDFRVDVVVGKGPGATSIPLEVAPFTLVGATTRSGALTGPLRDRFGFTAHMDFYEPADLERVLARSAGILGIELGAEAGAEIARRSRGTPRIANRLLRRVRDFAEVRADGVITRDVAKSALEVYDVDELGLDRLDRAVLSALTRSFGGGPVGVSTLAVAVGEEATTVEEVCEPFLVRAGMVARTPRGRVATAQAWTHLGMTPPAGVLQPGLFE